The sequence CTGGGGGGGTATGAAAACGGAAAATGGGGTTTTATAGACAAGACTGGAAAACGTGTAGTACCTATTAAATATGATCTTGTTTATGATGTTGAAAATAGTCTTGCTGCCGTCGTAAATAATGCGAGATTTGGGATAATTGATATAAGCGGAAACGAAGCATTGCCGTTCGATTATGATTATATAAGCGATTTTAACGAGGGTCTGGCATGGACTGAGTCTAACGGCAAGTGGGGCATTATTAAATATAGTAATGGGTACAACAAAACAAAAAGTTACAAGTATTACCCAAATGATTTTTATTTACCTGGCTTATATAATAGCGATGTAAGCAGGGAAAATACAAAAAAGGATCTATTTAATTATAATTCAAGTCTTCATAATAAATCTTTATACCTACAAAAAATCCGCGGATGACCGCGGATTTTTTTTACAATTTTGTGCTATCAAGGTAAGTCTGAAGAATTAGAACAGCGGCAAGCTGATCGATGCTTTGCTTTCTTTTTTTGCCGCGCGTGTTTGTTTCATTTAATATATTAGACGCATAAACTGTTGTCCGGCGTTCATCTGATGTGATTATTTCACCGGTAAAACGTTTTTTAAGTTCTTCACAGAAAAGATAAGTTTTCTCAACACGCGAGCCGCTGCTTCCGTCCATATTTTTAGGAAGACCTACAACGATCTTTTTAACAGAGTGTTCTGCGGCAAGACGGGCAACTTCTTCTGCAGTTCTAGTAAGTCCATTTTCGTATATGGTAACAAGAGGGCTGGCGAGAAAACCGTTAATATCAGACATGGCGATGCCTGTCCTTGCATCACCAAAATCAACGCCCATTATTCTCACTTATCAATCTCCCCATTTAATAAACTTATTGCGGCGGCAGCATTTTTTGCGGCTGCACTTTGAAGAGTCTTTGAAGCTAATGCGAGCTCTGAACGTATTTTTTCGTTGTTTTGCACTATGTTATCAGCAAAACACAAAAGTTTGTTGATTTCAATATTTTCGCATCTGATAAAGCTTGGAATATCAATAAAATCCAAAAATCCTTCAACTTTAGGATCGTATACAACAGCAATGGACGGCACGGCAACGCCGGTTGCAAAAATAAGTGCATGAAGTCTCATACCTACCACGAAGACGCTTTTTGAAATAAGATACATCATCTCTTCAATTGAAAGACCGCTGAAGATTCTGCTTTTGAAGCTAAGTCTGTTCTTTATTCTAACGCAAATATCGCTGTCCTCAAAATCCTGCATCGGCATGAATACAAGTTCATAACCATATTTTTCAACAAGCTTTTCAAAAAATTCAGCAAACTTTTCTTCAAAGTGTTTATCGGCAGTTTTCCAATTACGCAAAGATACGACAATATAAGGCTTTTGAGGTATATTAATGTAAGAAAACTTATTATCTGTAAGCGAGATTTTAGAAAACAAAGTGAAGACTTCATCTGCCGTAATGCGAATATCCGGCTTTGTAACACCAAAATCCTTCAGCAGGGCATACGACTGATTTTCACGAAGCGTAATTATGTCTACACTATTTAAGATAGACTGTACGCGTTTTTTGTTGCTGTTAACAGTTACAGGGCCAATTCCATTTGCATAGAGCATCGTTTTAAGCCCAAATAATTTTGCAAGCCTTAATAATTCTATGTAATAAATAAGAGATTTTGTACTAGTCGCATCCTGTATAAGGTTTCCACCGCCGAAAATCATAACTGATGTTCGAGGCAAAACTTTAAGAATTGATATTAAACTGAAACGGTTATATTTTTTTACATTTCCAAGGTCTATTGAGTTAGCATTTTTCCTAAGCAGAACTGCTATATTAAGATCTGGTCGGTGTGACTTAAGGTTTCGGATAACAGCTTTAAGCAGTGCCTCGTCTCCGGCGTTATGATATCCGTAGTAACCGCATATAAGAAAATCTATTTTTTTTGAGGATAAAACGTCGCGATAAGTATTATACGCATCATCGACCATCTTTTCGACTGAATACCGGTCGATTACCGTTTTTCTCGAAAAAGCTGTGACTTCGTGCAAAGAATCGTCAGACAACGCAAGTGCTTTTTTGATTTCTTCAAGCAGCAAATCTTTAGTTGTTTCCCCAAAACCACGGCAGGTAAAATTCGTAGCGATACAATCTTTGAGCTTGTCCCTAGTGTAAAGACCCAAAAAGCCCTGATTGCCGGCAAGAACAACTGGTTTTTCACAGGACATAGCCTCAAGAGCGGCACGGGAAACGCCGACAAAGACGCTTGAGAGGGCGCAAAAGTTTTTGATATCTGTTCTGCCACCGACTACTATTACAAAATCAATGCCAAGCCTTGAATTGATCTCACTTGCTCTTGATTTTATATCTTCAAGTGAATCTCCGCTTCCTACTACGACTATTCTTAGGTGGTCATCGAAATTATAGAGTTCATCAGCACAGTCAAGCAGACGGAATGCCGCAAGGCAGGCATTTTTGTCCATTCTGCTGACAGTAACAATACATTTTGCGTCTTTTGGAATATTGAATTCATTTCTAACATCAAAATCGCTTACTGACGGGCTGAATGTCTCAGTATTGATTCCGTTTACCGTAACTATAATATTCTCTGGTTTAACATTGTAATTTTGGGTAAGATAGTTTTTAAGGTCGTTGCTTACCGCGATTGAACGTTTACCCCAGCGGGACAAAAATCTGAGCCCGCCAACTGTTGCAAAATTAAAATGAGCTGTTGTCACCATAGGAGTATTGGTTAAAAAACAAACTATAGAAGATAAAAAAGCAGGAATGCGCGCATGGGCGTGAATTATATCAGGTTTTTCCCGCAGGACGGCGTGGTAAAGCTTAAAAAACGATTTGATCATGCACGGTATACTGCGCACGTGCATCGGAGCCTGATAGTGGCGGATTCCGGCATCTGCAAGCGTTTTTGTATATACACCGCCATTTGAACATATGCAGACATCAAAACCGCGTGATTTTAAAGCTTTTGACAATTCAACTATATGAGTTTCGGCACCGCCGAGTCCAAGACCCATAGTTGCCATCATTATTTTAATATTATTCATGTCTTCTCCAAGTCATTGTTTACATTGTAACGGATATATTGTATAATAATACAGTATATAAGTCAACTAAAACCCCTATGAGGATTCAAATCATAAATATTGTAAAAAAGCTTGATTTTTGCATAATAATGTGATAGAATCCATTATACCTCTGTTTAGGTCTTTTTTTATGTGCAAAATTCTAACTGAGGAAGGAAACTATAAGGGTTTTCGAAATTAGGAGGTGCAAGAAATGAGAACAAAAATTACTCTTGCGTGCAGCGAATGTAATCAAAGAAATTACGACACGATGAAGAACAAGAAAAATGATCCCGACCGTCTCGAAATGAACAAATACTGCAGATTCTGCAAGAAGCATACCCTTCATAAGGAGACGAAGTAATCCTGATGTGGGTTACTTTAAAGAGGAGGAAATAAGATGGCAGAAAATACGCCAGTAAAAGCCGAAAAGCCAAAGAAAAAGGGCCCCTCACTTGGAGAAAGATTAAACAGATGGTTTCGCGAAACAAGATCCGAGATGAAAAAGGTTGTCTGGTCCCCATGGAAACAGGTCAAAACCAACACTTGGGTAGTTATTGTTTCCATTGTTATAGTATCTGCCTTTATCGGATTATTTGATGCCGGACTTGCAGCGCTTATAGGCTTAATAATTAAATGATGATGACATTTTTAACGGAGGTGTGCCTATATGTCTGATGCGAAATGGTATGTAGTGCATACCTATTCAGGCTATGAAAACAAGGTTAAGACAAACCTTGAAAAAATCGTTGAAAACCGTAAGCTCCAGGAGCTTATCCCCGATGTCAAGGTTCCGACTGAGATTGTTGTTGAATTAAAAGAAAACAATAAATCAAAAGAGGTTGAAAAGAAGATTTTCCCGGGCTATGTGCTTGTGAAGATGGTTATGAACGACGAAACATGGTATATCGTCCGCAATGTGCGCGGCGTTACCGGATTCGTTGGCCCTGCTTCTAAACCCGTTCCTCTGACTGAAGAGGAGGTTGCGGAGCTGGGCGTTGAAAAACGCTCATTTGACATTCGCTTTGCTGTAGGTGATAACGTAAAGGTTAACAGCGGACCTCTTGCCGGAAATAGCGGATACGTTGAGGCAATCAGTCCGGACAGCAAAAAAGTCAGAGTTATGGTTTCTATGTTCGGCCGTGAAATGCCGGTTGAACTCAACCTGGAACAGATCGATCCAATTGTATGATAGCGTAAATCGCTGTTATAGTGGGAGGAAGGGCATAAGTCTTTCCGCCATACCACATTTGCATTAAGGAGGTGTAAACATGGCTCAGAAAGTAGTAGGTTATATCAAGCTTCAGATTCCGGCAGGAAAGGCAACACCAGCACCGCCGGTTGGACCTGCACTTGGTCAGCATGGCGTTAATATTATGGCATTTACTAAAGAATTTAACGAAAGAACAAAAGGCGATATTGGTTACATTATCCCTGTTGTTATCACAGTATATGCCGACAGATCTTTTTCTTTCATTACAAAGACTCCGCCGGCTGCAGTGCTTATCAAAAAAGCGATTGGCATTGAAACAGCTTCCGGCACACCTAATAAGAACAAAGTCGGTAAACTGACAAAAGAGCAGTTAAAAAAGATTGCTGAACAGAAAATGCCTGATCTGAATGCAGCAACCATTGAAACTGCCATGTCTATGATTGCCGGAACGGCAAGAAGCATGGGCATCACTGTAGAGCAGTAAGAAAGCGCAGTACGCCATAGCGCTAATATTTTATGGCTAATAAGTGGGAGGAGTATTCCGCTAACCACGAAGGAGGAAAATTGTGAATAGAGGAAAGAAATATCAAGAAAGCGCAAAGCTGATTGAAAAGTTAAAACAATATGACCCCTCCGAAGCGCTGGATCTAGTATGCAAAACCGCTAAGGCTAAGTTTGATGAAACGGTTGAAGTGCATATAAAACTCGGTGTTGACTCACGTCACGCTGACCAGCAGGTAAGAGGCGCTGTTGTTCTGCCACACGGAACCGGCAAAAAAGTCAGAGTTCTTGTATTTGCAAAAGGCGATAAGGCAAAAGAGGCTGAAGCAGGTGGTGCTGACTATGTCGGTGCAGAAGAGCTTGTTGCCAAAATAACCGGTGAAAACTGGTTTGATTTTGATATTGTTGTCGCAACACCTGATATGATGGGCGTTGTTGGCCGCCTTGGTAAAGTGCTTGGACCTAAAGGCTTAATGCCTAACCCTAAGGCAGGAACCGTTACTATGGATGTTACTAAGGCTATCCATGATATTAAAGCCGGTAAGATCGAATATCGTCTTGATAAGACAAACATTATTCACTGCCCAGTTGGTAAGGTTTCGTTCGGAATTGAAAAACTTTCTGAAAACCTTGGCACATTAATGAGTGCAGTAATAAAGGCAAGACCTGCAGCTACAAAAGGCCAGTACATTAAAAGTTGTGTAATTGCATCTACAATGGGACCTGGCATCAAGATTAACTCAGGTAAATTTGAAGCATAACCTTGACAAGCCAGGGTTAATATGTTAATATATCACAGTCATCTGATCCAAAGACAGCAGGTGCTTTAAAGCTTAAACATACCTGCCGAGGAAGATGCCGTATGATTTACAATAATATTTTGTAATAATTACGCGCCTTCTTTCTCGAAGGCGCGTTTTTTATTTTACTTTGGGTCAGTTCAGGAGTGGAGGTGAATTTATGCCAAGCGAAAAAATTCTAGACGAGAAGAAAAAGATAGTCTCTGATCTTGCTGAAAAAATCAAAGCGGCTAAAACAGGCGTTTTTGTCGATTACAAGGGTATCACAGTTTCTGATGATACTGCTCTTCGCCGTAAGCTTAGAAGTGAAAATGTTGAATACGCTGTAGTTAAAAACACACTTACAAAGCTTGCGCTGAAAGATGCTGGTATTGAAGGCCTTGATGATATACTGAATGGAACAACTGCTCTTGCTATTTCAAGCTCAGATTTAGTTGCACCGGCAAAGGTTATTGCTGAATATGCCGGCAAGCATGACAATTTCCAGATAAAAGCCGGATTTGTTGAGGGCAAAGTTGTATCAGTCAGCCAAATCAAAGAGCTTTCTAAACTGCCTGCCAAAGAAGTGCTCATTTCTATGGTTTTGGCCGGTTTCAATGCTCCAATTTCGGGGTTTGTAAACGTTTTAAACGGCAACTTAAGAGGGCTTGCGTGCGCTTTGAATGCTATTGCTGAGAAGAAAGCTGCAAATCAATAATTAATGAAATTAAATTGAAAATTATATGGAGGAAATTACAATGTCTGAAAAAGTTACAAAGTTAATTGAAGATGTTAAAGCACTTACCGTTCTTGAATTATCCGAGCTTGTTAAAGCTCTCGAAGAGGAGTTTGGTGTTTCAGCTGCTGCTCCTGTTGCAGTTGCTGCTGCTCCTGCTGCTGCTGCTCCTGCTGCTGAAGAAAAGACTGAGTTCACAGTTGTTCTTGCTGAAGTTGGCGCTTCAAAGCTTAACGTTATCAAGGTTGTTCGCGAAGTTACCGGCCTTGGCTTAAAAGAAGCTAAAGATTTAGTTGACGGAGCTCCGAAGCCTGTAAAAGAGAACGTTGGCAAAGACGAAGCTGAAGAACTGAAGAAGAAACTTGAAGATGCTGGCGCAAAGGTAGAACTTAAGTAATTTAATTACTTATATTTAAAAAAACTGTCTTTCTGTTATTTGTTGCGGAAAGACAGTTTTTTGTTTGGATATAAATTATAAAACAGGACTAAGCTTTTGCGTAGTCCTGTTTTATAATTGAATTGTCAATACATAATTGACTTAATTATCTTACAAGAAAATATACAAGGACGATCAAACCTAGAATTATGCGATAATAGCCGAATGCTTTGAAATCGTGTTTTTTGATATAGCCCATTAAAAAGCGGATTGCAAGAATAGATACTATAAAAGCAGTAATCATGCCTGTTAGTAGTATTGCTAGTTCCAATCCGGTAAAATTAAACCCGAATTTTAATATCTTAACCGCGCTTGCACCAAACATAACTGGAATTGAAAGAAAGAACGAAAACTCAGCCGCAATATATCTTGATGTACCTATAAGCATGGCCCCTATAATAGTAGCGCCCGAACGGGAGGTGCCTGGTATCAATGACAGTATCTGAAAAATTCCTATTATCAAAGCTGTTTTATATGATAATTGTGAAATCGAATTGATTTTTGGTTTTCCTTTTCTGCCATTTTCGATAAGTATAAATAATAAACCATAGAATATAAGCGTTACTGAGACTGTTTTATAATTGTAAAACAGTTCATCAATTTTATCATTGAACAATACGCCTATTATTCCTGCAGGGACACATGCAATAAGAACTTTGTACCAAAGAACAAAGGTTTCTTTGCGTTCCGCAGGAGACTTTTTTGAGGAAAAAGGATTTAACTTATGTAGGTATAAAACTACAACGGCCATTATTGCACCAAGCTGTATTACAACAAGGAACATCTCTTTAAATGCGGCAGTAACATTAAGCTTGATGAATTCATCAGCCAAAATCATATGACCTGTACTGCTGATTGGAAGCCATTCGGTTATTCCTTCGATGATACCAAGAATGAACGCTTTGATAATTTCAATAAACTCCATGCTTTCTTCTCCTAATAAATAATAAATGGTCTAAAGAAAAATAATACTTTGACCATTTTATATCCAACTTTTGCTTATGTCAAAATATAATTTGTTAATTTTTATTTACTTTTAAGGAACATTTGTCCAACTTTATAAATGTCGCCTGCCCCC comes from Bacillota bacterium and encodes:
- a CDS encoding undecaprenyl-diphosphate phosphatase, with the translated sequence MEFIEIIKAFILGIIEGITEWLPISSTGHMILADEFIKLNVTAAFKEMFLVVIQLGAIMAVVVLYLHKLNPFSSKKSPAERKETFVLWYKVLIACVPAGIIGVLFNDKIDELFYNYKTVSVTLIFYGLLFILIENGRKGKPKINSISQLSYKTALIIGIFQILSLIPGTSRSGATIIGAMLIGTSRYIAAEFSFFLSIPVMFGASAVKILKFGFNFTGLELAILLTGMITAFIVSILAIRFLMGYIKKHDFKAFGYYRIILGLIVLVYFLVR
- the ruvX gene encoding Holliday junction resolvase RuvX, encoding MRIMGVDFGDARTGIAMSDINGFLASPLVTIYENGLTRTAEEVARLAAEHSVKKIVVGLPKNMDGSSGSRVEKTYLFCEELKKRFTGEIITSDERRTTVYASNILNETNTRGKKRKQSIDQLAAVLILQTYLDSTKL
- the secE gene encoding preprotein translocase subunit SecE, yielding MAENTPVKAEKPKKKGPSLGERLNRWFRETRSEMKKVVWSPWKQVKTNTWVVIVSIVIVSAFIGLFDAGLAALIGLIIK
- the csaB gene encoding polysaccharide pyruvyl transferase CsaB; the protein is MNNIKIMMATMGLGLGGAETHIVELSKALKSRGFDVCICSNGGVYTKTLADAGIRHYQAPMHVRSIPCMIKSFFKLYHAVLREKPDIIHAHARIPAFLSSIVCFLTNTPMVTTAHFNFATVGGLRFLSRWGKRSIAVSNDLKNYLTQNYNVKPENIIVTVNGINTETFSPSVSDFDVRNEFNIPKDAKCIVTVSRMDKNACLAAFRLLDCADELYNFDDHLRIVVVGSGDSLEDIKSRASEINSRLGIDFVIVVGGRTDIKNFCALSSVFVGVSRAALEAMSCEKPVVLAGNQGFLGLYTRDKLKDCIATNFTCRGFGETTKDLLLEEIKKALALSDDSLHEVTAFSRKTVIDRYSVEKMVDDAYNTYRDVLSSKKIDFLICGYYGYHNAGDEALLKAVIRNLKSHRPDLNIAVLLRKNANSIDLGNVKKYNRFSLISILKVLPRTSVMIFGGGNLIQDATSTKSLIYYIELLRLAKLFGLKTMLYANGIGPVTVNSNKKRVQSILNSVDIITLRENQSYALLKDFGVTKPDIRITADEVFTLFSKISLTDNKFSYINIPQKPYIVVSLRNWKTADKHFEEKFAEFFEKLVEKYGYELVFMPMQDFEDSDICVRIKNRLSFKSRIFSGLSIEEMMYLISKSVFVVGMRLHALIFATGVAVPSIAVVYDPKVEGFLDFIDIPSFIRCENIEINKLLCFADNIVQNNEKIRSELALASKTLQSAAAKNAAAAISLLNGEIDK
- the rplJ gene encoding 50S ribosomal protein L10, giving the protein MPSEKILDEKKKIVSDLAEKIKAAKTGVFVDYKGITVSDDTALRRKLRSENVEYAVVKNTLTKLALKDAGIEGLDDILNGTTALAISSSDLVAPAKVIAEYAGKHDNFQIKAGFVEGKVVSVSQIKELSKLPAKEVLISMVLAGFNAPISGFVNVLNGNLRGLACALNAIAEKKAANQ
- the rplL gene encoding 50S ribosomal protein L7/L12; the protein is MSEKVTKLIEDVKALTVLELSELVKALEEEFGVSAAAPVAVAAAPAAAAPAAEEKTEFTVVLAEVGASKLNVIKVVREVTGLGLKEAKDLVDGAPKPVKENVGKDEAEELKKKLEDAGAKVELK
- the rplK gene encoding 50S ribosomal protein L11 → MAQKVVGYIKLQIPAGKATPAPPVGPALGQHGVNIMAFTKEFNERTKGDIGYIIPVVITVYADRSFSFITKTPPAAVLIKKAIGIETASGTPNKNKVGKLTKEQLKKIAEQKMPDLNAATIETAMSMIAGTARSMGITVEQ
- the rpmG gene encoding 50S ribosomal protein L33; its protein translation is MRTKITLACSECNQRNYDTMKNKKNDPDRLEMNKYCRFCKKHTLHKETK
- the nusG gene encoding transcription termination/antitermination protein NusG, encoding MSDAKWYVVHTYSGYENKVKTNLEKIVENRKLQELIPDVKVPTEIVVELKENNKSKEVEKKIFPGYVLVKMVMNDETWYIVRNVRGVTGFVGPASKPVPLTEEEVAELGVEKRSFDIRFAVGDNVKVNSGPLAGNSGYVEAISPDSKKVRVMVSMFGREMPVELNLEQIDPIV
- the rplA gene encoding 50S ribosomal protein L1 — its product is MNRGKKYQESAKLIEKLKQYDPSEALDLVCKTAKAKFDETVEVHIKLGVDSRHADQQVRGAVVLPHGTGKKVRVLVFAKGDKAKEAEAGGADYVGAEELVAKITGENWFDFDIVVATPDMMGVVGRLGKVLGPKGLMPNPKAGTVTMDVTKAIHDIKAGKIEYRLDKTNIIHCPVGKVSFGIEKLSENLGTLMSAVIKARPAATKGQYIKSCVIASTMGPGIKINSGKFEA